The genomic DNA TGACACCGCGCGGACCGCGGAGGCGATGGGCGCGCGCGTCGTGCGCCGGGCAATGGACATCGAAGGCCGGCACCGCAACTGGGCCCATGCCCAAGCCAAGCATGAGTGGATTTTCAGCGTGGATGCGGATGAGCGCGTGACACCCGAGCTGGCCCAGGAGATCATCGCGCTCTTCCGCTCTACACCGGCGCATGAGCTCTATGCGATTCCTCGCCGCAATTATCTCGGAACCTTCTGGATCCGCCACGGCGGCTGGTATCCCAGCCCGCAACTGAAGCTCTTCAAGAAATCGGTGTTTCGGTGGGAGGAAACCACGGTGCATCCCCGGGCGTTCTCGGATCGTCCAGCCGGGCAGCTGACCCAGGATCTGATCCACTACTCCTACCGCGACCGAGGCGATTTTTTGCGCAAGCTCGATCGGCAAACCACGCTCGAAGCCGAAAAATGGGCGGCCGATGGCCGGCGCATGAGCCTTGGAAAAGCGCTCTGGAGAGCCATCGATCGCGTGGCGCGCTCCTACGTGTTGAAGCGAGGCTATCGGGATGGGGCGGTGGGCTGGTTTGTGGCCAGGATGGCGGGACGCTACCAATGGGTCAGCTACTGGAAGTACGTCCGGATGACGTCTGATGTGCGCGCTGCCGCAGCAGCGCGGCTGAAAGTGCCACACTCATCCGCGGCCGCACGATGAAGACAGCGAATCAGCAAGATGAGGGCAAGCACGATCAGGGCGAGCCGTTCCATCAGCAGGACGGTATTCTCCCATACCTGTCGGTCGTGATTCCTGTGTTCAACGGGCAGCGGTATCTGCCCGCGACCCTAGCACACCTCGTCGAGTTCTTAAGCCCGCGCGGCGCGTTTGAAATCGTGGTGGTTGACGACGGCAGCGCGGATCAGACGGCGGAGCTGGCCCAGGCCTGCAGCGCGCGCGATTCGCGCATACGCCTGGTCCGTCTGGCGGAGAACCGAGGCAAGGGCGCTGCGGTCCGTGAGGGTATGCGCCGGGCCCGAGGCGCCTTCAGAATCTTCTGCGATGCGGACTTGCCCATCAGCGTTGAGACGCTTGAGCGGCCGCTGGCATTGCTGCGCAACGGCTGCGACATCGCCATCGCCTCCCGGGCGCTGCGTGAATCCGCCGTGGCCGTGCCGCCGACGCTGCTGCGGCAGGTCGTTAGCCCCTGCTTTAACCGGCTCATCCGCGCGCTCTTTCGCCTGCCGTATCAGGATACCCAATGCGGGCTGAAAGGATTTACCCAGCAGGCGGCCGAAGATCTCTTTGCCCAGGCAGGGATCGACGGGTTTGCGTTCGATGTCGAGCTGCTGGTGCTGGCCCGCCTGCTCGGCTATCGCGTGGGCGAGTTCCCGGTTCGCGTCGAAAATACCGCCGAGAGCAGTGTCAGCGTCGTGGGCCACACCGGCGCGATCGGCCGCGATGTCTGGCGCATTCTCCGCAACCTCCGCTCAGGACGCTATCGCGCTCCGGGGGCGGATCAACCCTCTCGGAGCCTGGCGGAGCGCATCGAGCGCTCGATCGCGGAAGCTCGCGGCGAGGCGCAGCACCCCAGCGGCCCTTCGCGGTCACCTACCTGCATCGCCGTGGTCAGGCGGCTGGTGGCGCGTCCGCTTCGGATGTTTGCGGCCTCCTATGTCAGCCGCCGGGGCAGCCAGGAGCTGGACCGCCTGATGAACGCCGGTGTTGTGGCATGGGGCGAGTTTTTGAAGGGTGCCGCGTTCTGGGAGCTGACGATTCGATCTTCACTGCCGCAGGCGGCTAAGCGCTGGGAGCTAGAAGCTCCTGAGAGCGTCCCCCAGCATTCAGCTCCTAGCTCTCAGCCACGAGAAACATTGGCCGTCGTGATCCTCACGAAGAATGAGGAAGCGCGGATCGCCCGCGCCCTGGCCAGCGTGGCCTGGGCCGATGAAGTGATCGTGGTCGATGGAGGAAGCACCGACCGGACGGTTGAGATCTGCCG from Candidatus Omnitrophota bacterium includes the following:
- a CDS encoding glycosyltransferase, producing the protein MKTANQQDEGKHDQGEPFHQQDGILPYLSVVIPVFNGQRYLPATLAHLVEFLSPRGAFEIVVVDDGSADQTAELAQACSARDSRIRLVRLAENRGKGAAVREGMRRARGAFRIFCDADLPISVETLERPLALLRNGCDIAIASRALRESAVAVPPTLLRQVVSPCFNRLIRALFRLPYQDTQCGLKGFTQQAAEDLFAQAGIDGFAFDVELLVLARLLGYRVGEFPVRVENTAESSVSVVGHTGAIGRDVWRILRNLRSGRYRAPGADQPSRSLAERIERSIAEARGEAQHPSGPSRSPTCIAVVRRLVARPLRMFAASYVSRRGSQELDRLMNAGVVAWGEFLKGAAFWELTIRSSLPQAAKRWELEAPESVPQHSAPSSQPRETLAVVILTKNEEARIARALASVAWADEVIVVDGGSTDRTVEICRRFGAAVIVHAFDGSFAMDRNVGSERAASDWVLQMDADDVVTPGFRHAMEQILREGTPHAGLKFYRRSVLLGRVMRFGGWHYMVPNLARRTRVRYEGLVHERSVIDGTVGELPADIEHHPCEDLMTFAARQHRYTTLQAEEWFAAEGAGAALDIRRRLWRRPWKIFWKSYVKKQGYREGWHGLVFAELFAGVEFLKWAKCWELARRSR
- a CDS encoding glycosyltransferase family 2 protein translates to MENKIPLSVVVLAKNESARIRDCLRSVDWADEVLVVDDHSTDDTARTAEAMGARVVRRAMDIEGRHRNWAHAQAKHEWIFSVDADERVTPELAQEIIALFRSTPAHELYAIPRRNYLGTFWIRHGGWYPSPQLKLFKKSVFRWEETTVHPRAFSDRPAGQLTQDLIHYSYRDRGDFLRKLDRQTTLEAEKWAADGRRMSLGKALWRAIDRVARSYVLKRGYRDGAVGWFVARMAGRYQWVSYWKYVRMTSDVRAAAAARLKVPHSSAAAR